Within the Streptomyces sp. R41 genome, the region GTCATGTTCGTCGGCGTCACCGCGCTGGCGCTGATCACCAAGGTGCACATCACCGGTGACTCCTGCCGTCTGACCGGCCTGAACGGCGACTGCTCCTCGTACACGCAGCGCACCGTCATCGCGCAGATCGCGGCGGCGGTCTTCGGCGGCGAGCACAGCGTCGGCTTCTACTTCATCCAGGCGGCGACCGCGCTGGTCCTGATCCTGGCCGCGAACACGGCCTTCAACGGCTTCCCGCTGCTGTCGTCGATCCTTGCCCAACACCGTTACCTGCCCCGCCAGCTGCACAACCGGGGCGACCGGCTCGCCTTCTCCAACGGCATCGTGGCCCTGGCGGTCGTCGCGGGCCTGCTGCTGTGGGGCTTCCGGGCGAACGTCACCAGCCTCATCCACCTCTACATCCTGGGCGTGTTCACCTCCTTCACGCTCTCCCAGCTCGGCATGGTCCGGCACTGGAACCGCGAGCTGCGCGCGACACCCGACCCGGTCACGCGCCGTCGCCATCACACGGCCCGCGTGGTCAACGCGTTCGGCGCGGTCGTCACGGGGCTGGTCCTGGTGATCGTCCTTGCCACCAAGTTCACCCAGGGCGCGTGGCTGGCGGTGCTCGCGGCGATCGTGCTGTGGGTGATGATGCGCGGGATCCGACGGCACTACGACGCCACGGCGGCGGAGCTGGCAGTGACCGACCCGCGCGGTGAACTCGTCCCGCCCAGCCGGGTGTTCGGGATCGTGCTCGTGTCCACGATCCACAAGCCGACCCTGCGCGCCCTCGCCTACGCGCGCGCCTTCCGCCCCGACCAGCTGGAGGCCCTCACGGTCTCGGTCGACCGCGACGAGGCGGCCGCGCTCCGCACGCGCTGGGAGGAGTACGGCATCGAGGTTCCGTTGAAGATCATCGACTCTCCGTATCGCGAGGTGACCCGGCCGGTCGTGGAGTACGTCCGCTCCATCCGCCGCGAGAGCCCGCGGGACATCGTCGCCGTCTTCATCCCCGAGTACGTCGTCGGCCACTGGTGGGAGAACCTGCTCCACAACCAGTCCGCCCTGTGGCTCAAGAGCCGTCTCCTCTTCACTCCCGGCGTCATGGTCACCAGCGTCCCGTGGCAGCTGACCTCCTCGGCCCGCGCCGACCGCCCGGCGGCCCGGGCCCCGGGCTCATTCCGCCGAGGCGAGCCCCAGCACCCGCAGCCCCGGGCCGGCTCCCGCCACGAGTAGCCGCAGGTGATGGTTGCTCGCCCCCGCCGCCCCGTAAGGGGCACGGGGAACTGCACGGCAAGCCCTCCCCGGCAGGCGCCCGAAAGACAACCCAGGGGGGTCTGGGGGGGAAGCCCCCCGGGTACGGGAATCGGTAGGGGCGGCGGGGGCGAAAAAGCGGTGGGTCAGCGAAACTCCGCGAGTCGTGGGCGCAAGCCGAGCAGTGTCAGCGCAGCCCCGGTGAGGAGCAAGGCGCATGTCCAGGGAAGCAGCCCGGTCGCCTCGGAGCGGCCCGCCCGCACCGCCGCCACGAAGTGGTCACGGTTGATGTCGGTCAGCTCGCCCAGCGCGGTCATCCACTCCGCGAAATGCGCGTTGGACGTGGCCGGTTGCCAGTCCATGCAGAACTCGACGGCCTCGCGCTCCTGGCCCTGCGCGACCAGTGTGCGTATCTTGCGGTCGTCGCGCTGGTAGACGGCGTACGTCTCGACCGTCTTCTCGGCGGCGGCCCGCTCCCCGGGGAAGGTGATGTTGGCGAGCTCGCGCTCGAACTCCCCGGTGAAATCGAGGTCGTCGTGGTCGGCTTCGTACATCTGCCAGGTCCGGTCCAGCTCGGCGTCGTAGTTCGACAGGGTTGCCCCTGAAATGCCGTACAGCTTCTGCGACTTGGCGAGGAAGGACGGACCGTACTGGTAGCGCCGCTCGGGATCGAGGAGCCACCGGCTCTCGTCGGCGTTCGCGTCGTACGCGATCGCGCGGGCGCGGGAGAGCGCGACGACGGAGTCGAAGGCGTCGCGGCGGGCGCCGCGCAGATGCTCGGCGGAGGCGGAGAGCGCCTCGGTGCCGAGGATCACGGCGAGCAGGGCGCAGACCGTGGCGGCCAGTACGCCGGGGTTGAGGATCCGGTGGAAGCGCCGTGTCAGGTAGCACTGGAGGACGCCGAGCGCGGCGAGCAGCAGCGCGCCGAGTGCTACGACGGCGGCGAGCTGGGCGGCGAGGGTCGAACGGGCCTCGGCGTACTCCCTGTTGAACGCGCTGTTGTTGGAGTCCACCAACGTGCGGGCCTCCGGAAGGAGTTGGCCCTGCAGCAGATCGGTCGCCGTACGGTAGTCCTCGAGCGCGGCCGCCTTGCCGCCGGAGCGGCCGTCGTTCTCCAGGGCGCGCCCTATCCGTTCCTGGTACTCGGCGAAGTTGTCGGTGAGGGACTCCACCGTCCGCTCGTCCGCCCGGTCGCCCTGGGCGGCGACGGCGAGGGCGCGCAGGTCGTGGCCGATCTCGCGACGGGCTTCGCCGTAGAAGCCGTACGCCTTGTCGTACGGCGTTCCCAGGCGCCCTTTGCCCGCGTTGCCGCTGGACAGCAGGAGGTTGGCGGCCTGGGCGTCCATGTCGTTGAGGGCGAGGTTGAGGTCGGCGGCAGTGGTGGTGCGGGGCGCGTCGCGTTCGGCGACGGCGTTCCAGGTGCCGGTGGCGGCGAGTGCGGCGAGCAGGAGCAGCAGGGCGAGGGTGGTGGCGAGCGAGACCGTGCCCGCGCGCAGCAGACGCAGCCGCGCGGGCACGGTGGCCCAGTAGCGGCGGCGCAGAGCGGCCCGCGCGGCCACGGCCTCACGACGGAGGCGCCGGCCCGGACGGCCCGGCCGTAACCTCCGGCGCGGCCGCGGACCGGGCGGCCTGCGCCCGGGCGGAGCGCCGACCGGTCCGCGCCGAGGCTGTGAGACAGTCCTGACCCCCGCAACCCCACTGCGTGAAGAACCGGCCGTGATCGTCACGAGCCCCTCCAGCGGCATGCCACGGACGCTCGCCCGTGTCCCCCGTGCCGCTCAGTCTGCGACCGGTTTCGGCCACGACTGTCGTCCCTTGACGCCCTCCTGATGCCTCCTCAGGCGACTTTGACGGCGCCTTGACGCGTCCGGCTCGCGCCGTTCAGCCGAAGAACCGGACCGGCAGGCCGACGGGATACGTCCCCCTCGCCAGCGAACCCGACGCGCTCGACGGCGTCCCGGTCGACGGCGAGGGTGAGACCCTCGCCGCGCAGCGGCAGCAGCTGTTCGAGGATCACCTCGGTCTGCAGGTTGGCGAGCGCGGCGCCGATGAAGGGGTGCGCGCCGTGCCCGTATGCGATGTGCCCGGCGCCACGTGCCACCTCCCGGGTGAGGTCGAGCCGCCCGGGGTCTTGGAAGGTGCCGGGGGCACGCTTGGCGGCATGCTGTGCGCTGCGCCGCATGGTGCGGGGATGCGGGGGATCAGGACGGTTTCACCGCCCGGGAAGCGTGACCGGGGAAGGGCGCGACCGGCCGGTCTTAACGCAGTCTTGACGCGTTTGGCCCAGTTATCCGTGGGCCCGGGGATCACTCCCTGCATACGCTGGTCCTGCCGTGTCCTCGATGGCCGGAAACTTTCGAAGAGCCGTACGTCAGGAGCACGCCGATGGCCGCCACCGACCACGACGCCCGCACGAGCCGCTTGCGCGGGTGGATGCTGGAAGGCCTGTCCGACATGGCCAGGCACCAGCAGGGGCAGCGCGCCGTCGAGCCGGAGCCCGCGCACAAGGGACAGCGCTGGTGGCGGGTGATGTGCCTGACCGGCGTCGACTACTTCTCCACCCTCGGCTATCAGCCGGGCATCGCAGCCCTGGCGGCCGGTCTGCTGTCCCCCGTGGCCACCATCGTGCTCGTCATAGTCACCCTGGCGGGCGCACTGCCCGTCTACCGGAGGGTGGCCGAGGAGAGCCCGCACGGCGAGGGTTCCATCGCGATGCTGGAGCGGCTGCTGTCCTTCTGGCAGGGCAAGCTGTTCGTCCTCACCCTGCTCGGCTTCGCCGCCACCGACTTCCTGATCACCATCACCCTCTCGGCGGCGGACGCCTCCACCCACCTCGTCGAGAACCCCCATCTGACCGCCACACTCCACGACAAGCAGATGCTGATCACGCTGATCCTGGTCGCGCTGCTGGGCGCGGTCTTCCTCAAGGGCTTCCTGGAGGCGATCGGGGTGGCCGTGGTCCTGGTGGCGATCTATCTGGGGCTCAACACCGTGGTCGTGATCAACGGACTGTGGCATGTGATGTCCGCAGGGCATGTGGTCACCGACTGGTCCAGCGCCCTGACCGCCGAACACGGAAACATCTTCGCGATGATCGGGGTGTCCCTGCTGGTCTTCCCGAAGCTGGCCCTCGGTCTGTCCGGCTTCGAGACCGGTGTGGCGGTCATGCCGCACGTCGAGGGCGACCCCGGGGACACCGAGGAGAACCCCAAGGGCCGTATCCGGGGCACGAAGAAACTGCTGACCACGGCCGCCCTGATCATGAGCGTGTTCCTGATCGCCACCAGCTTCATCACCACCGTGCTCATCCCGGAGAAGGAGTTCGAGTCCGGCGGCCAGGCCAACGGCCGTGCGCTGGCGTATCTGGCGCACGAGTACCTCGGCAACGCCTTCGGCACGGTCTACGACGTCTCGACGATCGCCATCCTGTGGTTCGCGGGAGCCTCCGCCATGGCCGGGCTGCTCAACCTGATGCCCCGCTATCTGCCCCGCTACGGCATGGCCCCGCACTGGGCGCGCGCCGTCCGCCCCATGGTGATCGTCTTCACCCTGGTCGCCTTCCTGGTCACCTGGATCTTCGACGCCGACGTCGACGCGCAGGGCGGCGCCTACGCCACGGGTGTCCTGGTCCTGATGTCCTCCGCGGCGATCGCGGTGACCATCGCCGCACGCAAGGCCCAGCAGCGCAACTGGACGATCGCCTTCGCCATCGTCTCGGCGGTCCTCCTCTACGTCACCGTCGTGAACGTCATCGAACGCCCCGACGGCGTGAAGATCGGCGCCTGCTTCATCGCCGGCATCATCCTCGTCTCGCTCCTGTCCCGGCTGGCCCGTGCCTTCGAGTTGCGCGTCACCAGCGTGAAGCTGGACGACCTGGCGGAACGTTTCGTACGGGACATCGCCAGCCGGCGGATCCGGTTCATCGCCAATGAGCCCGACAACCGCGACATCACCGAGTACCGGGAGAAGGTCGAGCAGATCCGGGCGGACAACGACCTCCCGGCCCAGGAGGACTTCGTCTTCCTCGAGGTCACCGTGCTCGATCCCTCGGAGTTCGAGGCGGGCCTGAACGTACGGGGCGAGGTCCTCCACGGCCGCTACCGCGTCCTGACCCTGGAGTCCTCCTCCATCCCCAACGCCCTGGCCGCCCTCCTCCTCCACGTCCGCGACTCCACCGGCTGCACCCCCCACATCTACTTCGAGTGGACCGAGGGCAACCCCTTCACCAACTTCTTCCGCTTCTTCCTCTTCGGCCAGGGCGAGGTCGCCCCCGTCACCCGAGAGGTCCTCCGCGAGGCCGAACCCAACCGCTCCCGCCGCCCACGGGTCCACGTCGGCTAGGTCGGCGGTTTTCGCCCCCCTCCGCCCCTGCCCGGGCTGGTCGCGCAG harbors:
- a CDS encoding amino acid permease, whose protein sequence is MLNVTGILKRLVIGRAMRSEELHETLLPKRLALPIFASDPLSSVAYATQEILLVLTLGGLAYLHFTPWIAAAVVALMTVVVLSYRQVVHAYPSGGGSYEVVSTNLGPSAGLVVAASLLVDYVMTVAVSVASGVDNIISALPQLADHRVLLALCFVAILTAMNLRGVRESGRAFAAPTYLFIGGVLIMVITGLIRYFLGDAPVAESAKYGVTPAPSDAHLTGLALVMLVLRAFSSGCTALTGVEAISNGVPAFRKPKSKNAASTMAAMGIIAIVMFVGVTALALITKVHITGDSCRLTGLNGDCSSYTQRTVIAQIAAAVFGGEHSVGFYFIQAATALVLILAANTAFNGFPLLSSILAQHRYLPRQLHNRGDRLAFSNGIVALAVVAGLLLWGFRANVTSLIHLYILGVFTSFTLSQLGMVRHWNRELRATPDPVTRRRHHTARVVNAFGAVVTGLVLVIVLATKFTQGAWLAVLAAIVLWVMMRGIRRHYDATAAELAVTDPRGELVPPSRVFGIVLVSTIHKPTLRALAYARAFRPDQLEALTVSVDRDEAAALRTRWEEYGIEVPLKIIDSPYREVTRPVVEYVRSIRRESPRDIVAVFIPEYVVGHWWENLLHNQSALWLKSRLLFTPGVMVTSVPWQLTSSARADRPAARAPGSFRRGEPQHPQPRAGSRHE
- a CDS encoding amino acid transporter, with protein sequence MAATDHDARTSRLRGWMLEGLSDMARHQQGQRAVEPEPAHKGQRWWRVMCLTGVDYFSTLGYQPGIAALAAGLLSPVATIVLVIVTLAGALPVYRRVAEESPHGEGSIAMLERLLSFWQGKLFVLTLLGFAATDFLITITLSAADASTHLVENPHLTATLHDKQMLITLILVALLGAVFLKGFLEAIGVAVVLVAIYLGLNTVVVINGLWHVMSAGHVVTDWSSALTAEHGNIFAMIGVSLLVFPKLALGLSGFETGVAVMPHVEGDPGDTEENPKGRIRGTKKLLTTAALIMSVFLIATSFITTVLIPEKEFESGGQANGRALAYLAHEYLGNAFGTVYDVSTIAILWFAGASAMAGLLNLMPRYLPRYGMAPHWARAVRPMVIVFTLVAFLVTWIFDADVDAQGGAYATGVLVLMSSAAIAVTIAARKAQQRNWTIAFAIVSAVLLYVTVVNVIERPDGVKIGACFIAGIILVSLLSRLARAFELRVTSVKLDDLAERFVRDIASRRIRFIANEPDNRDITEYREKVEQIRADNDLPAQEDFVFLEVTVLDPSEFEAGLNVRGEVLHGRYRVLTLESSSIPNALAALLLHVRDSTGCTPHIYFEWTEGNPFTNFFRFFLFGQGEVAPVTREVLREAEPNRSRRPRVHVG